One segment of Paenibacillus rhizovicinus DNA contains the following:
- a CDS encoding YIP1 family protein, which produces MTAKRTIAALLLVIFLISQFAPVAAASGDSYTYSYWGDAVPAPDPYVAARVVYGADLNIGGLSSPQDMYISRTGKVYIADTGNNRMIVLNKALQVERVIAGFEHEGKQDTFNQPEGVFADEEGNLYVADTQNRRIVELAADGRFIRAIDKPQSTLIRDGFQYAPSKIVMDSAQRLYLVSRGSYEGIMEFDQDGAFSGFIGTNRVKFNPADLLWKRLSTKKQRDQMEQFIPLEFNNIAIDGDGFMYTTTVEENGNSPLKKLNPSGVDILRSKGYFPPKGDVGTRDAGSIPGSSIFVDVTQDEGGMYSALDSKRGRIFTYDKDGNLLYMFGGLGAEMGKFRTPSAIGMLGEQTLVLDKDNGRLTVFEPTRYGSLIRKAVTSLYNGKIEQSTSAWQDVLKINSNYEVAYIGIGKSLLKQGENKEAMRYFKLGNNREKYSEAFKRYRKEIVLDRFGTIVLVVLAAVLLVIGATKLVRRRVAGKHYEEVGILKNPFYTMLHPFNGFWEMKFEKKGRLKIAIGVLLLLAVFTILKRQYSGFVVNYNNPAELNSIDELKFILLPFLLWCVANWSLTTLMDGEGKFREIVMATGYSLMPLMLVYLPQTLYSNVITADESSFYYLLNTIAVGWFIGLLFVGTMTVHQYSAGKTLLTMLLTLVVIGIILFLGMLFFNMTQEMVSFFKSLYAEMSFRWQ; this is translated from the coding sequence TTGACAGCCAAAAGAACGATTGCAGCACTACTGCTGGTCATCTTCTTGATCAGCCAGTTCGCTCCCGTGGCAGCGGCCTCCGGCGACAGCTACACCTATTCCTATTGGGGAGACGCCGTGCCGGCGCCGGATCCGTATGTCGCCGCGCGGGTCGTCTACGGAGCGGACTTGAACATCGGCGGGCTATCGTCGCCGCAGGATATGTACATCTCGCGAACAGGCAAGGTTTATATCGCCGATACCGGCAACAACCGGATGATCGTCTTGAATAAAGCACTTCAGGTCGAACGGGTCATCGCCGGCTTCGAGCATGAGGGCAAGCAGGATACGTTCAATCAGCCGGAAGGTGTCTTCGCGGACGAGGAAGGCAATCTGTACGTCGCCGACACGCAAAATCGCCGCATCGTCGAACTTGCCGCCGACGGCCGCTTCATTCGGGCGATCGACAAGCCGCAATCCACGCTCATCCGCGACGGTTTCCAATACGCGCCGAGCAAGATCGTCATGGACAGCGCGCAGCGCCTCTATCTGGTCAGCCGCGGTTCCTACGAAGGGATCATGGAGTTCGATCAGGACGGCGCGTTCAGCGGGTTCATCGGAACGAACCGCGTCAAGTTCAACCCGGCGGACCTGCTGTGGAAGCGGCTGTCCACGAAGAAGCAGCGCGATCAGATGGAGCAGTTCATTCCGCTCGAGTTCAACAATATCGCCATCGACGGCGACGGTTTCATGTACACGACGACGGTGGAAGAGAACGGGAACAGCCCGCTCAAGAAGCTGAATCCGTCCGGCGTCGACATTTTGCGGAGCAAAGGTTATTTTCCTCCCAAAGGGGATGTCGGCACGCGGGATGCGGGCAGCATTCCCGGCAGCTCGATCTTCGTTGACGTCACGCAGGACGAGGGAGGCATGTACAGCGCGCTGGACTCGAAGCGCGGAAGGATTTTCACCTATGACAAAGACGGCAATCTGCTCTACATGTTCGGCGGCTTAGGAGCGGAGATGGGGAAGTTCCGCACCCCGTCGGCGATCGGCATGCTAGGGGAGCAGACGCTCGTTCTGGACAAGGACAACGGCCGTTTGACGGTGTTCGAACCGACCCGTTACGGCAGTCTTATCCGCAAGGCGGTTACGTCGTTGTACAACGGCAAGATCGAGCAGTCGACCTCCGCGTGGCAGGACGTGCTTAAGATCAACAGCAACTACGAGGTCGCCTATATCGGGATCGGCAAATCGCTGCTGAAGCAGGGCGAGAACAAAGAAGCGATGCGGTATTTCAAGCTGGGCAACAATCGGGAGAAGTACTCCGAAGCGTTCAAGCGTTACCGCAAGGAAATCGTGCTGGATCGTTTCGGGACGATCGTACTCGTCGTCTTGGCCGCCGTTCTGCTCGTTATCGGCGCAACGAAGCTCGTTCGCAGACGGGTCGCCGGCAAGCATTACGAGGAAGTCGGCATACTCAAGAATCCGTTCTATACCATGCTGCATCCGTTCAACGGTTTCTGGGAGATGAAGTTCGAGAAGAAAGGCAGATTGAAGATCGCGATCGGCGTTCTGCTGCTGCTTGCCGTGTTCACGATTCTGAAACGCCAATACAGCGGGTTTGTCGTGAACTACAACAATCCGGCCGAATTGAACAGCATCGACGAGTTGAAATTCATTCTGCTGCCGTTTCTGCTATGGTGCGTGGCCAACTGGTCGCTGACGACCTTGATGGACGGCGAAGGCAAGTTTCGCGAGATCGTGATGGCCACCGGCTATTCGCTTATGCCGCTCATGCTCGTTTATTTGCCGCAAACGCTGTACAGCAACGTCATCACGGCAGACGAGAGCTCGTTCTACTATTTGCTGAATACGATCGCGGTCGGCTGGTTTATCGGGCTGCTGTTCGTCGGCACGATGACCGTTCATCAATATTCGGCAGGCAAAACGCTCCTGACCATGCTGCTTACGCTTGTCGTAATCGGCATCATACTGTTCCTCGGCATGCTGTTCTTCAATATGACCCAGGAGATGGTCAGTTTCTTCAAATCGCTGTATGCGGAAATGTCATTCAGATGGCAGTGA
- a CDS encoding extracellular solute-binding protein — MKPSYFKLIPFLVIVLVVLYFTVTAFGGGSGSTASADDQPLDVAGLQHMSVTFKKGSYDEYLSKHQDEAPADAEIRIEAESFNDAQGMNASIVENYEGAQGKMVVTGDTGSITWGFDVEQDGLYQIDMKYFTVKGKDSDIERGLLIDGETPFNEAKSLIFNRVWKDEKAAFDRDDRGNDLTPKQVEAPMWQETVFKDAQGYYEQPYFFYFPKGRHALTLTSSKEPLVIDYLRLVKPEQLPTYDQLATQYSEKGYKPAAGANLKIQGEAAAFKSSPMLIPYNDRSSPAIEPFHASKLRNNAMGGWTWRMPGQWIEWEVDAPSDGLYQLAFKNRQNYLTDMSALRTLSIDGKVPFQEAQRIGFAYGSDWQMKVLGKDADTPYLFYFSKGKHSVRLEATLGELAPVLRTVENSILNLNAMYRKVISYTGVVPDQFRDYALDERIPEMTDLFRKESGKLYAIAKMIQGSGGGNDRSALLNSLAYQLKDMANRPDTVPSRIDAFKSNVGALGAWMLMINEQPLAIDYLIVSAPGAKLPDPEASTMAKLKASVASFTASFYEKYDDFSSDEGDGKSITVWVTSGRDQAQILKRLIDDRFTHDTGIKVNLKLVSADILLSSTVAGKGPDVALQAGNDLPVNFATRDALQDLSRFPGFEEVTKQFSGSAMVPYAYSGKYYGLPEQQTFPVLFYRKDIIEDELHLKVPQTWADVYKLIPELQKHNLQFGLPQRGLDAQGNEVATTNVVTLPPSPTFAMLLYQNDGQFYKNNDMESGLDDETAIQQFKKWTDLYVNYKVPIQTDFANRFRTGEMPIGIVDYTMYNKLSVYAPEIKGLWDFAPVPGTKQTDGTIRRDTGSGGTATVMFKNTKNKDAAWTFMKWWTSKDTQLDFGREMEVRLGTSARYPTANLEALQQLSWPIQDLNTLMEQMKWVKGIPEVPGGYLTGRNIDNAFRKVVNQGEDARETMDDYVRTMNEEITARREEFNLPYEK; from the coding sequence ATGAAGCCATCCTATTTCAAACTCATTCCGTTTCTCGTCATCGTGTTGGTCGTACTTTACTTTACTGTGACAGCATTTGGCGGCGGATCCGGCAGCACGGCTTCCGCCGATGATCAACCGCTCGACGTCGCCGGTCTTCAGCATATGTCGGTCACGTTCAAGAAGGGAAGCTACGACGAATATTTGTCCAAGCATCAAGATGAAGCGCCGGCTGACGCCGAGATCCGTATCGAAGCGGAGTCATTCAACGATGCGCAGGGCATGAACGCCTCCATCGTCGAGAATTACGAAGGCGCGCAAGGCAAAATGGTCGTAACCGGCGACACGGGCTCGATTACTTGGGGATTCGACGTCGAGCAGGACGGTTTGTATCAGATCGACATGAAGTATTTTACGGTCAAGGGTAAAGATTCGGATATTGAGCGCGGGCTCCTGATTGACGGAGAGACGCCGTTCAACGAAGCGAAAAGCTTGATTTTCAACCGGGTTTGGAAAGACGAGAAGGCCGCCTTCGACCGGGACGACCGCGGCAACGATCTGACGCCGAAGCAAGTCGAGGCGCCGATGTGGCAGGAGACGGTTTTCAAGGATGCGCAAGGGTACTATGAACAGCCGTATTTCTTCTATTTCCCCAAAGGCAGGCATGCGCTTACGTTGACGTCGAGCAAAGAGCCGCTTGTCATCGATTATTTGCGGTTGGTCAAGCCGGAGCAGCTGCCGACTTATGATCAATTGGCAACGCAGTACAGCGAGAAAGGCTATAAACCGGCAGCAGGCGCCAATTTGAAAATCCAAGGCGAGGCGGCGGCGTTCAAGTCGTCACCGATGCTCATTCCTTATAACGATCGCTCTAGCCCGGCTATCGAGCCGTTTCATGCTTCGAAGCTGCGGAACAACGCCATGGGAGGCTGGACCTGGCGGATGCCGGGACAATGGATCGAATGGGAAGTCGATGCGCCGAGCGACGGGCTCTATCAGCTGGCGTTCAAGAACCGGCAAAACTATTTGACCGATATGTCCGCGCTGCGCACGCTGTCGATCGACGGCAAAGTGCCGTTCCAAGAAGCGCAGCGAATCGGTTTCGCTTACGGCAGCGACTGGCAGATGAAAGTGCTCGGCAAGGACGCGGATACGCCTTATCTGTTTTATTTTTCGAAAGGCAAGCATTCCGTCCGGCTGGAAGCGACGCTGGGGGAGCTGGCGCCCGTATTGCGGACCGTGGAGAACAGCATTCTGAATCTGAATGCGATGTACCGCAAAGTCATCAGTTATACAGGCGTCGTACCGGATCAATTCAGGGATTATGCCCTGGACGAGCGGATTCCTGAAATGACGGATCTCTTCCGCAAGGAAAGCGGCAAGCTCTACGCGATCGCGAAGATGATTCAAGGGTCCGGAGGCGGCAATGACCGCTCGGCGCTGCTTAATTCGCTGGCCTACCAGCTGAAGGATATGGCGAACCGGCCGGATACCGTGCCGAGCCGCATCGATGCGTTCAAGAGCAACGTCGGCGCGCTTGGCGCCTGGATGCTCATGATCAACGAGCAGCCGCTGGCGATCGATTATTTGATCGTCTCCGCGCCGGGGGCGAAGCTGCCTGATCCTGAAGCGTCGACGATGGCGAAGCTGAAGGCGAGCGTGGCATCCTTCACCGCCTCGTTCTATGAGAAATACGACGACTTCAGCAGCGACGAGGGCGACGGCAAGTCGATTACCGTATGGGTCACTTCGGGCCGCGACCAAGCGCAAATTTTGAAACGCTTGATTGATGACAGGTTCACGCACGATACGGGCATCAAAGTGAACCTCAAGCTCGTTTCGGCCGATATTTTGCTGTCTTCGACGGTTGCCGGCAAAGGGCCGGACGTCGCTTTGCAAGCCGGCAACGATCTGCCGGTCAATTTCGCAACGCGGGACGCACTGCAGGACTTGTCCCGGTTCCCTGGCTTTGAAGAGGTGACGAAGCAATTCAGCGGCAGCGCGATGGTGCCGTACGCCTATTCCGGCAAGTATTACGGACTGCCGGAGCAGCAGACGTTCCCGGTGCTGTTCTATCGCAAAGACATTATCGAAGACGAGCTCCATCTGAAAGTGCCGCAAACATGGGCCGACGTCTACAAGCTCATTCCCGAGCTGCAGAAGCATAACTTGCAATTCGGCCTGCCGCAGCGCGGCCTGGATGCGCAAGGCAACGAAGTGGCGACGACCAATGTCGTCACGCTTCCGCCGAGTCCGACTTTTGCGATGCTGCTCTATCAGAACGACGGCCAATTCTACAAGAACAATGACATGGAGAGCGGTCTTGACGACGAGACGGCGATCCAGCAGTTCAAGAAATGGACGGACCTGTACGTCAACTACAAGGTCCCGATTCAGACGGATTTCGCCAACCGGTTCCGCACCGGCGAAATGCCGATCGGCATCGTCGACTACACGATGTACAACAAGCTGTCGGTGTACGCGCCGGAAATCAAAGGCTTATGGGACTTCGCTCCGGTTCCGGGCACGAAGCAGACTGACGGAACGATCCGCAGAGACACGGGCTCGGGCGGTACGGCAACCGTCATGTTCAAGAATACGAAGAACAAAGACGCGGCTTGGACGTTCATGAAATGGTGGACGAGCAAGGATACGCAATTGGACTTCGGCCGCGAGATGGAAGTACGGCTCGGCACGTCCGCCCGTTATCCGACCGCCAACCTGGAAGCGCTGCAGCAGCTGTCGTGGCCGATTCAGGATTTGAACACGTTGATGGAGCAGATGAAATGGGTGAAAGGCATTCCGGAAGTGCCAGGCGGTTACTTGACCGGACGGAATATCGACAATGCGTTCCGCAAAGTCGTCAACCAGGGCGAGGACGCGCGTGAAACCATGGACGACTATGTCCGCACGATGAACGAAGAAATCACCGCCAGAAGAGAAGAATTCAATCTTCCCTATGAGAAGTGA
- a CDS encoding SDR family NAD(P)-dependent oxidoreductase produces MIGLNLQGRTALVTGATGELGRVMARTLAACGADVAVHYNTNEAKAEALAAEIRAAGRRAVSVQADITKLDSILAMRDKISAELGHVDIVVANAVIQYTWTSVLEQPEEDYRSQFESCVLQSVHLAKAFVPAMIERGAGRMIGINTECSMQHFESQSAYVAGKRGMDGVYRVLAKEVGPHQITVNQVAPGWTISERDRTNGTEKSEGYDKNVPLKRRGTDQDIANTVAFLASDLAGFITGAYIPVCGGNVMPAI; encoded by the coding sequence ATGATCGGATTGAACTTGCAAGGCCGTACGGCACTCGTAACGGGGGCGACGGGCGAACTGGGCCGCGTGATGGCACGGACGCTCGCCGCTTGCGGCGCGGATGTGGCGGTTCACTATAATACGAACGAAGCGAAAGCGGAGGCGCTTGCCGCCGAGATTAGAGCAGCGGGCAGACGCGCCGTCAGCGTGCAGGCCGACATTACGAAATTGGATTCCATCCTGGCGATGCGCGATAAAATATCGGCCGAGCTCGGCCATGTGGATATCGTCGTTGCCAATGCCGTTATCCAGTATACGTGGACATCCGTGCTGGAGCAGCCGGAGGAGGATTACCGCAGCCAGTTCGAATCCTGCGTGCTGCAAAGCGTGCATCTGGCCAAAGCGTTCGTGCCTGCGATGATCGAACGAGGCGCCGGTCGGATGATCGGCATCAACACCGAATGTTCGATGCAGCATTTCGAGTCCCAATCCGCGTATGTCGCGGGTAAACGGGGGATGGACGGCGTCTACCGCGTGCTCGCGAAGGAAGTCGGCCCGCATCAGATTACGGTAAACCAAGTCGCCCCGGGATGGACCATTTCGGAGCGCGACCGCACGAACGGCACGGAGAAGAGCGAAGGCTACGACAAGAACGTTCCGTTGAAACGCCGCGGCACGGATCAGGACATCGCCAACACCGTCGCGTTCCTGGCTTCGGACTTGGCCGGATTCATTACGGGCGCCTACATTCCGGTTTGCGGCGGCAACGTCATGCCGGCGATTTAG
- a CDS encoding carbohydrate ABC transporter permease has product MIARKFRLMKSEMKQNKHALVLMAPYFLIFLVFTVIPVLMSVVLSFTYFNMLQFPRWIGWSNYAHLFVQDDVFLIALKNTFLFAFITGPISYIACFLFAWLINELPPKLRAVLTLVLYAPSIAGNTYLIWQTLFSSDSYGYMNAFLIKWGFILEPIQWLQDPKYMLPILMVVQLWLSLGTSFLAFIAGLQNVDRTLYEAGAIDGIRNRWQELWFITLPAMRPQLMFGAVIQITSAFAVAEISIYMIGFPSVDYAAHTIVTHLIDYGTIRFQMGYASAIATILFAIMMGTNLITQKFLRKVGE; this is encoded by the coding sequence ATGATCGCTAGAAAATTCCGGTTAATGAAGTCCGAGATGAAGCAGAACAAGCATGCGCTTGTGTTGATGGCGCCTTATTTTCTCATCTTCTTGGTGTTCACCGTCATTCCGGTGCTGATGTCCGTCGTGCTCAGCTTTACGTATTTCAACATGCTGCAATTCCCGCGGTGGATCGGCTGGAGCAATTACGCCCACCTGTTCGTGCAGGACGACGTCTTCCTGATCGCCTTGAAGAATACGTTCCTGTTCGCGTTCATCACCGGACCGATCAGCTATATCGCCTGCTTCTTGTTCGCGTGGCTGATCAACGAGCTGCCGCCGAAGCTGCGGGCCGTACTGACGCTCGTGCTGTACGCCCCGTCGATTGCAGGCAACACGTACCTGATCTGGCAGACGCTGTTCTCCAGCGATTCTTACGGCTACATGAACGCGTTCCTGATCAAGTGGGGCTTCATTCTGGAGCCGATCCAATGGCTGCAGGACCCGAAATACATGCTGCCGATTCTAATGGTCGTGCAGCTGTGGCTCAGCCTCGGCACCTCGTTCCTGGCGTTCATCGCCGGGTTGCAGAACGTCGACCGCACCTTGTACGAAGCGGGCGCGATCGACGGCATCCGCAACCGCTGGCAGGAGCTATGGTTCATTACCTTGCCGGCCATGCGCCCGCAGCTCATGTTCGGCGCCGTGATTCAGATTACGTCGGCATTCGCCGTCGCGGAAATTTCGATCTACATGATCGGCTTCCCGAGCGTGGACTATGCCGCGCACACGATCGTTACGCATCTGATCGACTACGGCACGATCCGCTTCCAGATGGGATACGCGTCCGCGATCGCCACGATTCTGTTCGCGATCATGATGGGGACGAATTTGATTACGCAGAAGTTTCTCCGAAAAGTAGGTGAATAA
- a CDS encoding carbohydrate ABC transporter permease: MNVKSLLKKRLNRSWTVDILLFVLLTGVAAFMSLPLIYTINRAFMPLNEIFAFPPKFIVSNPTFKNFKDLVGIFSDSWVPFSRYVFNTFFIAISGTFGHVIIASAAAYVLAKVKFSFNKPLFALVVMSLMFTPYVTQVPNYMTISYLGMLDTYWAILLPAFGSTLGLYLMKQFMEQIPDALIEAAKIDGATEYRIYWQIVMPIVKPAWMTLIIFSLQSLWTNGSVTSHKYIYSEQLRTVDAVFGQIASGGIARTGPVAAVTLLMMSVPIAVFIFTQSRVIQTMSTSGLKE, from the coding sequence ATGAATGTGAAGTCACTGCTCAAGAAAAGACTGAATCGCTCCTGGACGGTCGATATTCTGCTGTTCGTGCTGCTTACCGGCGTTGCCGCATTCATGTCGCTTCCGCTCATTTACACGATTAACCGGGCATTCATGCCCCTTAACGAAATTTTCGCTTTCCCGCCGAAGTTCATCGTCAGCAATCCGACGTTCAAGAACTTCAAGGATTTGGTCGGCATCTTCTCGGATTCGTGGGTGCCGTTCTCGCGCTACGTGTTCAATACGTTCTTCATCGCGATCTCGGGGACGTTCGGCCATGTCATCATCGCGTCCGCCGCGGCCTATGTACTGGCGAAGGTGAAGTTCTCGTTCAACAAGCCGTTGTTCGCCTTGGTGGTCATGTCGCTGATGTTTACGCCCTACGTGACCCAGGTGCCGAACTATATGACGATTTCGTATCTTGGCATGCTCGATACGTATTGGGCGATTCTGCTGCCGGCATTCGGATCGACGCTCGGGCTGTATCTCATGAAGCAGTTCATGGAGCAAATTCCCGACGCGCTCATCGAAGCAGCCAAGATCGACGGCGCCACCGAGTACCGGATCTACTGGCAGATCGTCATGCCGATCGTGAAGCCGGCCTGGATGACGCTCATCATCTTCTCGCTGCAGAGCTTGTGGACGAACGGATCGGTGACGAGCCACAAATATATTTACAGCGAGCAGCTGCGTACGGTCGACGCGGTCTTCGGGCAAATCGCCAGCGGCGGGATCGCCAGAACGGGGCCGGTCGCGGCGGTAACGCTGCTGATGATGTCGGTACCGATCGCCGTCTTTATTTTCACGCAAAGCAGAGTCATCCAAACGATGTCTACATCGGGGCTGAAAGAGTAA
- a CDS encoding ABC transporter substrate-binding protein, with amino-acid sequence MHDKHSRRLMVSAAALMVAFSVTGCGSSSDNNTNMSNKPANAADANKNANSGGNTGNAAANATTDTETPPAENAADLKGETIKIGVWWDGADPRAKEEKDRTPADDEQIALIEAAEKKYNGKVEFVKFGDYGKYVENLTTTSLAGDPFADVVVLELFWAFPSLVNKNFILPIDDMLDLSDPKYISWMKNGGSYQGKQYGFIDSPPSPYGIFYNKKLVQEMGLEDPYTLQKNGTWTWDKFRELAKAATKDTNGDGKTDVFGFIGDMKTSTEQFVYGNKGSFDKDESGNMKFSMNSANSIQGLQLVADMYNVDKSILQPAPTDGNDKAFIAGKSVLYGGFSWELDGLKTNMKDTELGYVFFPKAPNATDYTSYTPYGNMYMVSKYSKHPEIAMKIMDEISLHGKNKELAIESWKNAFTPDALDTRTQMYDKIDYSGSFIAIPDADKLVDGVLKDITEGKVAPATAVEKIKNQFEAGISKLQAEESK; translated from the coding sequence ATGCATGATAAACATTCGCGTCGTTTGATGGTCTCTGCAGCAGCTTTGATGGTGGCATTCTCCGTAACTGGCTGCGGGAGCAGCAGCGACAACAATACCAATATGAGTAACAAACCGGCCAACGCCGCGGACGCCAACAAGAACGCCAACAGCGGCGGCAACACAGGCAATGCAGCAGCCAACGCGACTACCGATACAGAGACGCCTCCTGCCGAGAACGCAGCCGACTTGAAAGGCGAGACGATCAAAATCGGCGTGTGGTGGGACGGAGCCGATCCGCGCGCGAAGGAAGAGAAGGACCGCACGCCTGCGGACGACGAGCAAATCGCGCTGATCGAAGCCGCCGAGAAGAAATACAACGGCAAAGTCGAATTCGTCAAATTCGGCGACTACGGCAAATACGTGGAAAATTTAACGACAACCTCGCTTGCAGGCGATCCTTTCGCCGACGTTGTCGTGCTTGAATTATTCTGGGCATTCCCGTCGCTGGTCAATAAGAACTTCATTCTGCCAATCGACGACATGCTGGATCTGAGCGATCCGAAATACATCTCCTGGATGAAGAACGGCGGCAGCTACCAAGGCAAGCAGTATGGATTCATTGATTCGCCGCCATCGCCGTACGGCATCTTCTACAACAAGAAGCTGGTGCAGGAAATGGGGCTGGAGGATCCGTACACGCTGCAGAAGAACGGAACGTGGACGTGGGATAAGTTCCGCGAGCTGGCGAAGGCGGCAACGAAGGACACGAACGGCGACGGCAAAACGGATGTATTCGGCTTTATCGGCGACATGAAGACGAGCACGGAGCAGTTCGTGTACGGGAACAAAGGCTCATTCGATAAAGATGAAAGCGGTAACATGAAGTTCTCGATGAACAGCGCGAACTCGATCCAAGGACTTCAGTTGGTTGCCGACATGTACAACGTAGACAAGTCGATCCTGCAGCCGGCGCCGACGGACGGTAACGACAAGGCGTTCATCGCAGGCAAGAGCGTTCTGTACGGCGGATTCAGCTGGGAACTGGACGGGTTGAAGACGAACATGAAGGATACGGAGCTCGGCTATGTGTTCTTCCCGAAAGCGCCTAATGCGACGGACTACACGTCCTACACGCCTTACGGCAATATGTACATGGTTTCGAAGTACTCCAAACATCCGGAAATCGCGATGAAAATCATGGACGAGATCAGCCTGCACGGCAAGAACAAAGAGCTGGCCATCGAAAGCTGGAAAAACGCATTTACGCCGGACGCACTCGATACGCGGACTCAAATGTACGACAAAATCGACTACAGCGGCAGCTTCATCGCCATTCCTGATGCGGACAAACTGGTTGACGGCGTGCTGAAGGATATTACGGAAGGCAAAGTAGCGCCTGCTACGGCAGTGGAGAAAATCAAAAATCAATTCGAGGCGGGTATTTCCAAATTGCAAGCCGAGGAATCGAAATAA